One genomic window of Staphylococcus hsinchuensis includes the following:
- a CDS encoding ribosomal-processing cysteine protease Prp, which produces MIKVDVTLNDDGQVTDVIMDGHAEAGDYGHDLVCAGASAVLFGSVNAIMGLTTEKPDIDYADDGGYFHIRSVDTNNEQAQLILQAMLVSLQTIEEDYKENIRLNYK; this is translated from the coding sequence ATGATTAAAGTTGATGTTACATTAAATGACGATGGTCAAGTAACAGACGTGATTATGGATGGTCATGCAGAAGCTGGCGATTACGGACATGATCTCGTGTGTGCTGGTGCTTCAGCAGTTCTATTTGGTAGCGTGAATGCTATTATGGGACTAACGACTGAAAAACCAGATATCGATTACGCCGATGATGGAGGATACTTCCACATCAGAAGTGTTGATACAAACAATGAACAAGCGCAATTAATTCTTCAAGCTATGCTCGTATCGTTACAAACTATTGAAGAAGACTATAAAGAAAATATTAGATTAAATTATAAGTGA
- the rplU gene encoding 50S ribosomal protein L21: MFAIIETGGKQVKVEEGQEIFVEKLAANEGDSFTFDKVLFVGGDAVKVGAPTVEGASVSATVQKHGRGKKITVFTYKRRKDSKRKQGHRQPYTKLTIDKINA; this comes from the coding sequence ATGTTTGCTATTATTGAAACAGGCGGTAAACAAGTTAAAGTTGAAGAAGGTCAAGAGATCTTTGTAGAAAAATTAGCTGCAAACGAAGGTGATTCTTTCACTTTCGATAAAGTACTATTTGTAGGTGGAGACGCAGTGAAAGTTGGTGCGCCAACAGTTGAAGGTGCTTCAGTTTCTGCTACAGTGCAAAAGCACGGTCGCGGTAAGAAAATCACTGTTTTCACTTATAAACGTCGTAAAGACTCTAAGCGTAAACAAGGTCATCGTCAACCTTACACTAAATTAACAATCGACAAAATCAACGCATAA
- the mreD gene encoding rod shape-determining protein MreD — protein MRTLSYFLIGLILFYIDTIIGLVIPMQINDKAIIFVPHLTLMYLLMLCIYRSFGVSIVLSIILGLMADLYFGSFYGLYLFGYILLVVMMDFFFKTFYRDHGMIFIVVLFGTMVFEVYSGVIYSILGIVDMNVVNFILFRMIPTFILNFILLLILFPIIKKFTSKMQFKIDSKNS, from the coding sequence ATGCGTACGTTATCCTACTTCTTAATTGGTTTAATATTATTTTACATTGATACGATTATTGGTTTAGTCATACCAATGCAAATCAATGATAAAGCAATCATCTTTGTACCACATTTAACATTAATGTATCTTTTAATGCTATGCATTTATCGTAGTTTTGGTGTATCTATTGTATTATCTATTATCTTGGGATTAATGGCAGATTTATATTTTGGAAGTTTTTATGGGTTATATCTATTTGGATATATATTACTCGTAGTGATGATGGACTTTTTCTTCAAAACATTTTATAGAGATCATGGAATGATATTTATAGTAGTGTTATTTGGAACTATGGTTTTTGAAGTATACAGTGGTGTTATTTATAGTATTTTAGGTATCGTTGATATGAACGTAGTCAATTTCATATTATTTAGAATGATTCCAACATTTATCTTGAATTTTATTTTATTATTGATTTTATTTCCAATTATCAAGAAATTTACATCGAAAATGCAATTCAAGATTGACAGTAAGAATAGCTGA
- the mreC gene encoding rod shape-determining protein MreC, with amino-acid sequence MSKFFKNNKAVVILCAIILFIALIEMSLRSQSQSPVEQYVGDSVSLGQRVVSYPTQFIAGSIGNFFNNDKDSKDESAKLKKLEAENERLKADNKKYKKELKIDDISKYEPISSTVLARNPDQWMNKLVINQGAKNGIDKNMAVMTSKGLVGRITKVNQFSSQVDLITTKARSNRLSVNIQHKGKNVFGLIDHYDSKNEELVISDVDNKDKIKKGDKVVTSGLADQLPKGIYIGEVTKVQNDEYGLSKQVKIKTAADLSDLNHVYVGKRDPDTLPKEESGDK; translated from the coding sequence TTGTCAAAGTTTTTTAAAAATAACAAAGCGGTTGTTATTTTATGTGCAATCATTCTTTTTATAGCGTTGATTGAGATGTCGTTACGTTCTCAATCACAATCACCAGTTGAACAATATGTGGGTGACTCAGTTTCCTTAGGACAGAGGGTAGTTAGTTATCCTACGCAATTTATCGCTGGTTCAATCGGCAATTTCTTTAATAATGATAAAGATTCTAAAGATGAGTCTGCAAAGTTAAAAAAACTTGAAGCCGAAAATGAAAGATTGAAAGCTGATAACAAGAAATATAAAAAGGAATTGAAAATTGATGATATTTCAAAATATGAGCCGATATCAAGTACAGTTTTGGCAAGAAATCCTGATCAATGGATGAACAAATTAGTAATCAATCAAGGTGCTAAAAATGGAATAGATAAAAATATGGCCGTAATGACTTCGAAAGGTTTAGTAGGTCGTATCACAAAGGTCAACCAATTCTCCTCTCAAGTTGATTTAATTACTACGAAAGCACGTTCCAATCGTTTATCTGTAAACATACAACATAAAGGTAAGAATGTGTTCGGTTTAATCGATCATTACGATTCTAAAAATGAAGAGTTAGTCATTTCAGATGTCGATAATAAAGATAAAATCAAAAAAGGGGATAAAGTTGTTACAAGTGGTTTAGCTGATCAACTTCCAAAAGGTATTTACATAGGTGAAGTTACTAAAGTTCAAAATGACGAATATGGTTTATCAAAACAAGTCAAAATAAAAACAGCAGCTGACTTATCAGATTTAAATCATGTATATGTCGGAAAGAGAGATCCTGATACATTACCAAAAGAAGAAAGTGGGGACAAGTAA
- a CDS encoding DUF4930 family protein, whose translation MRFIFRLIKNIIAIIAILMIVFFAMRYAPVLKDQAWNPVHNEEPSMNKNAPNSQMTGGERYTVEDNDLLNNVPLSQVKNVFNFIDKREFMSVSGIGRMGYNDKYLAGQRDDKFIIYKFGSDSIRVYKTEIEMQQDLNKMGQNIELKPPSSFE comes from the coding sequence ATGCGTTTTATATTTAGGTTAATAAAGAATATTATTGCTATCATTGCGATATTGATGATTGTCTTTTTCGCTATGAGATACGCACCAGTTTTAAAAGATCAAGCATGGAACCCAGTTCATAATGAAGAACCATCTATGAATAAGAACGCACCAAACTCACAAATGACCGGTGGCGAAAGGTATACGGTCGAAGATAATGATTTATTGAATAATGTACCATTGAGCCAAGTTAAAAATGTGTTCAATTTTATTGATAAGAGAGAGTTTATGTCAGTATCTGGCATAGGACGTATGGGGTATAATGATAAATATTTAGCAGGCCAAAGAGATGATAAATTTATTATATATAAATTTGGTTCAGATTCTATCAGAGTATATAAAACTGAAATTGAAATGCAACAAGACTTAAATAAAATGGGTCAAAATATTGAGTTAAAACCACCATCAAGCTTTGAGTAA
- the radC gene encoding RadC family protein: protein MRINELADYQKPKERMLNHGASELSHAELLAILINTGRKGYSSLDIAHELLRSVSNLKELKSLSLNDLNQIKGVGVYKALTLKAAFELGERMHSGSVEEKVQINSPKDVANYMMAKMEHLKQEQLVVLFLDAKNVVFKQKIIFIGTLNSSIVHPREIFNEAIKQSSHSIILIHNHPSGEVTPSNEDIETTKRLIQCGAIIGIEILDHIIIGDHQYLSLAEEGYID from the coding sequence ATGAGAATCAATGAATTGGCAGATTATCAAAAGCCAAAAGAACGCATGCTTAATCATGGTGCCTCTGAATTGTCTCATGCTGAATTGTTAGCAATTCTAATTAATACAGGGCGAAAAGGATATTCAAGTTTAGACATTGCACATGAATTATTGAGATCAGTCAGTAATTTAAAGGAATTAAAGTCACTTTCATTAAATGATCTAAATCAAATCAAAGGAGTAGGAGTATATAAAGCATTAACATTAAAGGCGGCATTTGAACTTGGGGAGCGTATGCATTCAGGTAGTGTTGAAGAAAAGGTTCAAATCAATTCACCAAAAGATGTCGCTAATTATATGATGGCTAAAATGGAGCATTTAAAACAGGAACAACTTGTAGTGTTATTTTTAGATGCTAAAAACGTTGTGTTTAAACAAAAGATAATATTTATTGGTACATTAAATTCTTCAATTGTGCATCCTCGTGAAATATTTAATGAAGCCATTAAACAATCTAGTCATTCAATAATACTCATTCATAATCATCCTTCAGGAGAGGTCACGCCTTCTAATGAAGATATCGAGACAACAAAAAGACTCATCCAATGCGGTGCAATCATAGGTATTGAGATTTTAGATCATATTATTATAGGGGACCATCAATATCTAAGTTTAGCTGAAGAGGGATATATTGATTGA
- a CDS encoding prepilin peptidase, with amino-acid sequence MIYILLFCPVLFSFLYQFCEVEDLSLKYLFRRSTCDYCHQPLGFTSLIPIWSFIQLRGRSICCHQRISRTYLIGELFALIPIIFFYFTFPINSTSYLLTYLFLLTFAIYDFKTFTLPLHVFIVFSFCVFYLISGEWLFFILVTLLSHLFYFLCHKGIGYGDILIFSILSYILPYNTLVIMLLLTSILATIFGLYYHLCLHQKNKKIPLLPFVFIAFNIAILF; translated from the coding sequence ATGATTTATATATTATTATTTTGTCCTGTTCTCTTTAGCTTTTTATATCAATTTTGTGAGGTAGAAGATTTATCGTTAAAATATTTATTTCGTCGATCTACATGTGATTATTGTCATCAACCGTTAGGTTTTACTAGTTTAATACCTATTTGGAGTTTCATCCAACTTAGAGGTCGTTCCATTTGTTGTCACCAACGCATTTCAAGAACATATTTGATTGGTGAATTATTCGCACTTATTCCTATAATTTTTTTTTATTTCACTTTTCCTATCAATTCCACTTCTTATTTACTTACATATTTATTTTTACTCACTTTTGCAATCTATGATTTTAAAACTTTCACCTTACCATTACATGTCTTTATTGTATTTAGTTTCTGTGTGTTTTATTTAATTTCAGGTGAGTGGTTATTTTTTATCTTAGTAACGCTTTTATCACACTTATTTTATTTTCTTTGTCATAAAGGTATAGGATATGGTGATATTTTAATATTTTCTATCTTATCTTACATACTTCCATATAACACGTTAGTTATTATGCTTTTATTAACAAGTATTTTAGCCACTATTTTTGGGCTCTATTACCATTTGTGTTTACATCAGAAAAATAAAAAAATACCATTGTTACCATTTGTATTTATAGCTTTCAATATTGCTATACTATTTTAA
- a CDS encoding squalene/phytoene synthase family protein → MSDKKFPKDAMRVLKETSRTFYIPITFLEKELKHSVASAYLIMRAIDEIEDHEDVDNDTKNKILLQVSDLLKHSFDETRYQEILSPVKEKMPEVTIRLGDWIDACPDQTVSIVTEYSSEMAEGMAKWAKANWNVRTREELDDYTYYVAGLVGVMLSELWEVCAGEKTDRELAIGYGRGLQAVNILRNEEEDYEERGVSFVPDDMNRDDLFKYAEDNLAKADEYMTMVHKRSIRLFCKLPLALAHKSLKAMKDGREKISRQEVEETVEEVKKD, encoded by the coding sequence ATGTCAGATAAAAAATTCCCAAAAGATGCGATGCGTGTCTTGAAAGAAACGAGTCGTACATTCTATATACCCATTACATTTTTGGAAAAGGAATTAAAACATTCAGTTGCGTCAGCATATCTTATCATGCGTGCGATTGATGAAATTGAAGATCACGAAGATGTTGATAATGACACTAAAAATAAAATATTATTACAAGTCAGTGATTTATTAAAACATTCATTTGATGAAACGCGTTATCAAGAAATATTGAGTCCTGTAAAAGAAAAAATGCCGGAGGTTACTATACGGTTAGGCGATTGGATTGATGCTTGTCCTGATCAAACAGTGTCAATCGTTACGGAATATTCTAGTGAGATGGCTGAAGGCATGGCAAAATGGGCTAAAGCAAATTGGAATGTTCGTACCCGTGAAGAGTTAGACGATTATACATATTACGTGGCAGGCCTTGTCGGAGTGATGTTGTCCGAGTTATGGGAGGTTTGTGCAGGAGAAAAAACAGATCGTGAACTTGCGATTGGTTATGGTCGAGGACTACAAGCCGTAAATATTTTACGCAACGAAGAAGAAGATTATGAGGAACGTGGTGTAAGTTTTGTTCCAGACGATATGAATCGTGATGATTTATTTAAATATGCCGAGGACAATTTGGCGAAGGCTGATGAATATATGACTATGGTACATAAACGCAGTATAAGACTTTTCTGTAAATTACCATTAGCGTTAGCTCATAAATCTTTAAAAGCAATGAAAGATGGACGTGAAAAGATTTCTCGTCAGGAAGTAGAAGAAACAGTAGAAGAAGTAAAAAAAGATTAA
- a CDS encoding DJ-1/PfpI family protein → MKIATFLILDQYAEWEATYLSATLSKSDEWEIRTISTHQQVRSIGGFNTLVDYTLENDPGDEALLVLVGGDSWNIEDPTVTEKVKDAFDKGIAIGAICGAVDYLARYGFLNQYIHTGNDQSLWSNYVNYQPDKHFVSQQSVADGNLVTANGTAALSFTQKVLQLVNFDTTENIEKLTYLYQNGFYRYCEKYGNPYM, encoded by the coding sequence TTGAAAATAGCAACATTTCTTATATTAGACCAATATGCTGAATGGGAAGCAACGTATCTAAGTGCAACTTTGAGCAAGAGTGATGAGTGGGAAATACGAACAATCTCAACTCATCAACAAGTTAGGTCAATAGGTGGGTTTAATACGTTAGTAGATTATACATTAGAAAATGATCCTGGTGATGAAGCGTTACTTGTGTTAGTTGGTGGAGATAGCTGGAATATTGAGGACCCTACTGTGACAGAAAAAGTAAAGGATGCTTTTGATAAAGGCATTGCCATTGGGGCAATTTGTGGGGCAGTCGATTATTTAGCACGTTATGGCTTTTTAAATCAATATATTCATACGGGTAACGATCAATCTTTGTGGTCTAATTATGTTAATTATCAACCTGACAAACATTTTGTGTCTCAACAATCAGTTGCGGATGGCAATCTTGTTACTGCTAATGGAACTGCTGCGCTATCATTTACTCAAAAAGTGTTACAATTAGTGAACTTTGATACAACTGAAAATATAGAAAAGCTGACGTATCTATATCAAAATGGCTTCTATCGTTATTGCGAAAAGTATGGTAATCCATATATGTAA
- a CDS encoding MepB family protein — MKKVLDDFSSYQFIKYVLSYMEIDSIDSPTKERYNVEYEAFQFSVQNTTFKSRLAKQTPKKKGYFVAIWHKNKDNVNIPFHFEIMQDFLVINILDKNYKGQFIFPKELLRHKGLITSNKHKGKMAFRVYPSWETNLNKTASQTQKWQLQYFIDMSEEMDFIKMKNLYFNKF; from the coding sequence ATGAAAAAAGTTTTGGATGATTTTAGTTCTTATCAATTTATAAAATATGTACTGTCTTATATGGAGATAGATAGTATAGATAGCCCTACTAAAGAAAGATATAACGTTGAATATGAAGCATTTCAATTTTCTGTTCAAAACACAACCTTTAAAAGTCGGTTAGCAAAACAGACACCTAAGAAAAAAGGGTATTTTGTCGCAATATGGCACAAAAACAAGGACAATGTAAATATTCCATTTCATTTCGAAATCATGCAAGACTTTTTAGTGATTAATATATTAGATAAAAACTATAAAGGACAGTTCATTTTTCCGAAAGAACTTTTAAGACACAAAGGCCTCATTACTTCAAATAAACACAAGGGTAAAATGGCATTTCGTGTGTATCCATCATGGGAAACAAATTTAAATAAAACTGCCAGCCAAACGCAAAAATGGCAACTACAATATTTTATAGATATGTCGGAAGAAATGGATTTCATAAAAATGAAGAATCTGTATTTTAATAAATTTTAA
- a CDS encoding rhodanese-like domain-containing protein → MRKMKKKIELLETYLSLYINHHEVLEDMEKDGNKYKVIDVRNAPKKVKKDKIKNSIEIPAKELKEQLDTLSKDYIYVVYDWTGGTILGKVALLELLKNDFEAYELAGALEGWKGMNLPLEEV, encoded by the coding sequence ATGAGGAAAATGAAGAAGAAAATTGAATTATTAGAAACATATTTAAGTTTGTATATTAACCATCATGAAGTTTTAGAAGATATGGAAAAAGACGGGAATAAATATAAAGTTATTGACGTAAGAAATGCTCCAAAAAAAGTAAAAAAAGATAAAATAAAGAATTCTATTGAAATACCTGCCAAAGAATTGAAAGAGCAGTTAGATACATTATCTAAGGATTACATTTATGTCGTATATGATTGGACAGGTGGCACAATACTAGGAAAGGTTGCACTACTAGAATTATTGAAGAACGACTTTGAAGCTTATGAATTAGCTGGAGCACTTGAGGGATGGAAAGGTATGAACCTCCCACTTGAAGAAGTTTAA
- a CDS encoding MarR family winged helix-turn-helix transcriptional regulator, with amino-acid sequence MKDFYLYDSPSFKRLKNLRQDYPELDPNSVMLYLELQKTYKLMKEKHDNLMQQYEISDAKFTIMMLLTKEQDMTLAPSQLSKKIGSKKSTITGILKGMENKGLIQRKLYEEDKRTNYVQLTKEGLTVLKKVLPENYELVSSMFETFTSEEKETFYNLISKLKNKLLKDEENEEEN; translated from the coding sequence ATGAAAGATTTTTATTTATACGATAGTCCTTCTTTTAAAAGACTTAAAAATTTACGACAAGATTATCCAGAGTTAGATCCGAATTCTGTAATGCTTTATTTAGAGTTACAGAAAACTTATAAGTTAATGAAAGAAAAGCACGATAATTTAATGCAACAGTACGAAATATCAGATGCAAAATTTACAATTATGATGTTATTAACTAAAGAACAAGATATGACATTAGCGCCATCACAATTATCAAAAAAGATAGGAAGTAAAAAATCTACTATTACTGGCATTTTAAAAGGGATGGAGAATAAAGGTTTAATTCAAAGAAAGTTATATGAAGAAGACAAAAGAACTAATTATGTACAGCTTACGAAAGAGGGATTAACTGTATTAAAAAAAGTTTTACCAGAAAATTATGAATTAGTATCTAGTATGTTTGAAACTTTCACTTCAGAAGAAAAGGAGACTTTTTATAATTTAATAAGCAAGTTAAAAAATAAATTATTAAAGGATGAGGAAAATGAAGAAGAAAATTGA
- a CDS encoding ketoacyl-ACP synthase III, translated as MNSLAKITAHGKYVPSKVMTNEDFEKIVETSDEWIQQRTGIKERRITADNEYTSDMSYQAILNLKEKYNVDLTDVDMIINATMTPDYKTPSVAAYVQARLGLKQCGSLDINAACAGFAYGLNIANGLITSGQHKKVLVVGAEALSKITDYKDRNTCILFGDGAAAFLVEYSEDETSFIASSTGTDGEKGKYLYSTDLSNKMFDEDMENPGYIVQNGRGVYKWAVTNVPQVIQNTLSQTEYSIDDLNWFVPHSANARMIEAICKKSGISYDKALMSLQYFGNTSSATIPLAIDLAMEQQKLNKGDLMLLVGFGGGLTYASTLIKWTI; from the coding sequence ATGAATTCGTTAGCAAAAATTACAGCCCATGGGAAATATGTTCCGTCTAAAGTAATGACGAATGAAGATTTTGAAAAAATTGTAGAAACTTCTGATGAATGGATACAACAAAGAACCGGTATTAAAGAACGTAGAATTACTGCTGATAACGAATACACGAGTGATATGAGCTATCAGGCAATTTTAAATCTCAAAGAGAAGTACAATGTAGATTTAACTGATGTAGACATGATTATTAACGCAACAATGACACCCGACTATAAAACGCCAAGCGTAGCAGCATACGTACAAGCTAGACTTGGACTTAAACAATGTGGTTCATTAGATATTAATGCAGCCTGCGCAGGTTTTGCTTATGGATTGAATATAGCGAATGGGTTGATTACTTCTGGACAACATAAAAAGGTATTAGTGGTCGGGGCAGAGGCTTTATCAAAAATTACCGATTATAAAGACAGAAATACATGCATTTTATTTGGTGATGGTGCAGCAGCATTTTTAGTAGAATATAGTGAAGATGAAACGAGTTTCATCGCGAGTAGCACAGGTACTGATGGTGAAAAAGGGAAATATCTCTATAGTACAGATCTATCTAATAAGATGTTTGACGAAGACATGGAAAATCCTGGGTATATCGTACAAAATGGTCGCGGTGTATATAAATGGGCAGTTACTAATGTGCCACAAGTTATTCAAAACACATTATCTCAAACTGAATATAGTATAGATGATTTAAATTGGTTTGTACCACATAGTGCGAATGCACGTATGATTGAAGCAATTTGTAAAAAGTCTGGTATCAGTTATGACAAAGCATTAATGAGTTTACAATATTTTGGAAATACCTCTTCTGCAACGATACCTCTCGCAATTGATTTAGCAATGGAGCAACAAAAGTTAAATAAAGGAGATTTAATGTTGCTCGTTGGTTTTGGTGGAGGATTAACTTACGCCTCTACTTTGATAAAATGGACGATTTAA
- a CDS encoding MerR family transcriptional regulator, with protein sequence MEYTVSELAKISGVSPRTLRYYDEIDLLKPSRINQAGYRIYQTTHVDVLQQIVFYRELDLSLQQIKKLLNEPSYNQIETLDEQHRKLTAKRDRLDQILTTIEKTLAYHKGKVTMNDNEKFEGFKQDMIDKNEALYGDEIREKYGNDMIDKSNAKVMGMSEKDFQQFKQLEHEILELLADAYQTQDPTSEEAQLLADKHRQWLTYTWPRYTKEAHLGLAEMYIADERFTAYYDKHVKGGTQFLRDAIAEYVNK encoded by the coding sequence ATGGAGTACACAGTTAGTGAACTAGCTAAAATTTCAGGTGTAAGTCCACGTACGTTACGTTATTATGATGAAATTGATTTACTCAAACCATCAAGAATTAATCAAGCAGGTTATCGTATTTATCAAACTACACACGTCGATGTATTACAACAGATTGTTTTTTATCGAGAATTAGATTTATCACTACAACAGATAAAAAAATTACTAAACGAACCATCGTATAACCAAATTGAAACATTAGATGAACAACATCGTAAATTAACCGCTAAACGAGATCGTTTAGACCAAATACTCACGACAATTGAAAAAACGCTAGCCTACCATAAAGGAAAGGTAACTATGAATGATAACGAAAAATTTGAAGGATTTAAACAAGACATGATTGATAAAAATGAAGCACTTTACGGGGATGAAATAAGAGAAAAATATGGTAATGATATGATTGATAAGAGCAATGCGAAAGTTATGGGAATGTCCGAGAAAGACTTCCAACAATTTAAACAATTAGAGCATGAAATACTAGAATTACTCGCAGATGCATATCAAACACAAGACCCAACTTCAGAAGAGGCGCAATTACTCGCTGATAAGCATCGTCAATGGCTGACTTACACTTGGCCAAGATACACGAAAGAGGCACATCTCGGGTTAGCCGAAATGTATATCGCAGACGAACGATTTACTGCATATTATGATAAACACGTTAAGGGTGGTACGCAGTTTTTAAGAGATGCAATTGCAGAATACGTAAATAAATAA
- a CDS encoding folylpolyglutamate synthase/dihydrofolate synthase family protein, which yields MNYLDSLYWIHEQTKFGVKPGVRRMEWMLQRLNNPQEKIRGIHVGGTNGKGSTVAYLRTALVENGYQVGTFTSPFVEIFNERIGLNGEPISDDAIVELVKHVKPVSEALVQETELGSATEFEIITTMMFLYFGEIHPVDFVIVEAGLGIANDSTNVFKPILSILTSIGLDHTEILGNTFADIARDKGEIVKTETPVIYAVKNEDALKIIRNNVEERNAIGIELDREISVISDDEEFTYRYKDYELENLLLDMKGEHQKENAALAITALIEMYESNIVDLDFNKMINGIESVSWIGRIEQVKEEPIIILDGAHNVESVEALTDTLKKYYKIDNIDILFSAIQGKPLHEMLDQLTTIASTMYITEFDFPKGLTKEEIYEELQYDDKEIIYDYVDFIENYNGEGLIITGSLYFISDVKTKVKF from the coding sequence ATGAATTACCTAGACAGCTTATATTGGATACATGAACAAACTAAGTTTGGTGTGAAACCTGGTGTGAGACGTATGGAATGGATGCTCCAACGTTTGAATAATCCTCAAGAAAAGATCCGTGGTATTCATGTAGGTGGAACAAATGGGAAAGGTTCTACCGTTGCATACTTAAGAACTGCATTAGTAGAAAACGGATATCAAGTTGGAACATTCACTTCTCCATTTGTTGAGATTTTTAATGAACGCATCGGATTAAATGGAGAACCTATTTCTGATGATGCCATTGTCGAATTAGTGAAACATGTCAAGCCTGTCAGTGAAGCATTAGTACAAGAAACAGAATTAGGTTCAGCAACTGAATTTGAAATTATTACCACGATGATGTTTTTATATTTTGGAGAAATACATCCAGTGGATTTTGTCATAGTTGAAGCGGGTTTAGGCATAGCAAATGATTCTACAAATGTGTTTAAACCGATACTTTCAATACTTACAAGTATTGGTTTAGATCATACTGAAATTTTAGGAAATACATTTGCGGATATAGCTAGAGACAAAGGTGAAATCGTGAAGACAGAGACACCTGTAATTTACGCTGTTAAAAACGAGGATGCCTTAAAAATTATTCGAAATAACGTTGAAGAAAGAAATGCGATAGGTATCGAGTTAGATAGAGAAATTAGCGTTATTTCCGATGATGAAGAATTCACTTATCGTTACAAAGATTATGAACTTGAAAACTTATTACTAGATATGAAAGGTGAACACCAAAAAGAAAATGCAGCATTAGCAATAACAGCACTTATTGAAATGTATGAATCTAATATAGTAGATTTAGATTTTAATAAGATGATAAATGGTATAGAATCTGTAAGTTGGATAGGTAGAATTGAACAAGTTAAGGAAGAACCAATCATCATTTTAGATGGTGCACATAATGTAGAAAGTGTAGAAGCATTAACAGATACATTAAAAAAATATTATAAGATAGATAACATAGATATACTATTTTCAGCTATTCAAGGTAAACCATTACATGAAATGTTGGATCAACTTACTACGATTGCCTCAACGATGTATATTACTGAATTTGATTTTCCAAAGGGTTTAACAAAGGAAGAAATATACGAAGAATTACAATATGATGATAAAGAAATCATTTATGATTATGTTGACTTTATTGAAAACTATAACGGCGAAGGTTTAATAATTACGGGTAGTTTATATTTTATTAGTGACGTTAAAACTAAGGTTAAATTTTAA